The following are encoded in a window of Brevibacillus sp. DP1.3A genomic DNA:
- a CDS encoding ABC transporter ATP-binding protein, which translates to MQTLRQLSWFFRAYWKRYVIGISVLFIIDVLMLWPPKLIGDTVDSIRNSSLTDADLTQTVVILLVLGVSLYGLRFLWRYLLNGGALILERTLRERLFAHLTRMTPSFFHRKRSGDLMAVATNDIPAIEQTASTGVLTLVDALFMTVLTLGVMVTAIDWKLTLAALIPMPFLAWSTAYYGKLLHERFYLAQEAFGEMNDHVQQSVSGVRVLRAFVQEKADIEAYRRVSEKTLERNVSVSRIDALFEPTIAIIIGFSFLIGLGYGTYLVFTSAISLGNLVAFNLYLGLLIWPMFAFGWLVNVLQRGGASHKRFTELMVEQPDVTEAANPVTSQIANTVEARHFSFTYPGTDKPALIDISFRLGEGETLGIVGRTGSGKSTLCRALLHQYQMKEQALFIGGIPIEGLAFDTLREKIGYVPQEHLLFSRTIAENVTFGKPQATTEDVMHALELAEMKRDLAQFRDGLQTMVGEKGVTLSGGQKQRVSIARALLMDAGILILDDSLSAVDARTEESILRHLRQERADKTTIITAHRLSAVQHAQLILVLDEGQIVERGTHDELMQHNGWYAEQYRRQQMEQDVAG; encoded by the coding sequence ATGCAGACACTTCGGCAATTATCTTGGTTTTTCCGTGCTTATTGGAAACGGTACGTCATTGGAATCTCTGTGCTGTTTATCATCGATGTCCTCATGCTTTGGCCGCCGAAATTAATCGGGGACACGGTGGATTCGATTCGTAACAGTTCCCTGACGGACGCTGACTTGACGCAAACAGTGGTCATCTTGCTCGTATTGGGTGTTAGCTTGTATGGATTGCGGTTTCTCTGGCGGTACTTGTTAAATGGGGGAGCCTTGATACTGGAGAGGACGTTGCGCGAGCGACTGTTTGCCCATTTGACGAGAATGACCCCGTCGTTTTTTCATCGCAAGCGCAGTGGGGATTTGATGGCCGTCGCTACCAACGACATTCCTGCCATTGAACAAACCGCTAGTACAGGGGTGCTTACGCTTGTCGATGCGCTGTTCATGACCGTGTTAACGCTGGGCGTCATGGTGACTGCGATTGATTGGAAGCTGACGCTGGCTGCACTGATCCCGATGCCGTTTTTGGCATGGTCAACGGCGTACTATGGAAAGTTGCTGCATGAGCGTTTTTACTTGGCGCAGGAAGCCTTCGGAGAGATGAATGATCATGTCCAACAATCTGTGTCAGGCGTTCGGGTATTGAGAGCATTTGTTCAGGAAAAGGCCGATATTGAGGCATATCGCCGAGTCAGTGAAAAAACGTTGGAGAGAAATGTGAGCGTTTCGCGGATCGACGCCCTGTTCGAGCCGACAATCGCGATTATTATTGGCTTCAGCTTTTTGATCGGGCTGGGCTATGGGACGTATTTGGTGTTCACTAGCGCTATCTCCTTAGGGAATTTGGTTGCGTTCAATTTATACTTGGGACTTTTAATTTGGCCGATGTTCGCCTTTGGTTGGCTGGTCAATGTATTGCAACGCGGTGGTGCTTCCCACAAGCGTTTTACAGAGCTAATGGTGGAGCAGCCAGATGTGACGGAGGCAGCGAATCCGGTCACGAGCCAAATCGCTAATACCGTAGAAGCACGCCATTTTTCCTTTACGTATCCGGGCACTGACAAGCCGGCACTCATTGATATCTCGTTTCGTTTGGGCGAAGGAGAGACGCTTGGGATTGTTGGACGGACAGGAAGCGGCAAGTCGACGTTGTGCCGTGCCTTATTGCATCAATATCAGATGAAGGAACAAGCTCTGTTTATCGGGGGCATCCCGATCGAAGGGCTCGCTTTCGATACGCTACGGGAAAAAATCGGCTATGTGCCTCAGGAGCATTTGCTGTTCTCACGGACGATTGCAGAAAATGTTACATTCGGGAAACCACAAGCGACGACCGAGGACGTGATGCATGCGTTGGAGCTTGCGGAGATGAAGAGAGATCTGGCGCAATTCAGAGATGGATTGCAAACCATGGTTGGAGAGAAGGGGGTCACCCTTTCCGGGGGGCAAAAACAGCGGGTTTCCATTGCGCGCGCTCTTTTGATGGATGCGGGTATCCTGATTCTCGACGATTCTTTATCGGCTGTGGACGCGCGGACTGAGGAGAGTATTCTTCGTCATCTGAGACAGGAGCGCGCGGATAAAACGACGATTATTACCGCTCATCGTCTGTCTGCCGTCCAGCACGCACAACTGATTCTTGTGCTGGATGAGGGGCAGATCGTCGAGCGGGGGACACATGACGAGCTGATGCAGCACAACGGCTGGTATGCAGAGCAGTACCGCCGTCAGCAAATGGAACAGGATGTGGCTGGTTGA
- the mtnK gene encoding S-methyl-5-thioribose kinase, which translates to MAYRALTEQEAVEYVKGIPGLFSEGAELISREIGDGNLNLVFDIQEPASGKSVIVKQALPFARVVGESWPLTIDRARIESEALRIQHKYVPDLVPQVYHFDGELALTVMENVGDHIIMRKGLIEGKRYPLFAKQIGRFLAQTLFFTSDLGAHPYDKKALVGTFINPELCKITEDLVFTDPYENAPTNDFNPLIRREVEAIWNNRPLKLEIAKLKYDFLTRSEALLHGDLHTGSIFITENSLKAIDPEFAYYGPIGFDIGAVIANLLLNYAGQHGLQKDQGEREAYREYLLETVEDVWNEFVSQFVQLWHKHAKERSAHVEGLWQSYVKRLIQDTAGYAGCKILRRVIGLAGVADLNAIEDDQTRAEAERLALSIGEALILGRGGIDESTDITDIVRTVTERYYQEATTV; encoded by the coding sequence ATGGCATATCGCGCATTGACTGAACAGGAAGCAGTGGAGTACGTAAAAGGAATACCGGGTCTTTTTAGCGAAGGAGCAGAGCTGATCAGCCGCGAAATCGGGGATGGCAACCTCAATCTGGTTTTTGACATTCAGGAGCCAGCATCCGGTAAGAGTGTCATTGTCAAACAAGCGCTGCCTTTTGCCCGCGTCGTGGGAGAATCTTGGCCGCTTACGATTGATCGGGCTCGCATCGAGAGCGAGGCACTCCGCATTCAGCACAAATACGTTCCAGACCTGGTGCCGCAGGTGTATCATTTCGACGGGGAGCTTGCGTTGACTGTCATGGAAAACGTCGGGGACCATATCATCATGCGCAAAGGTCTGATCGAAGGAAAGCGGTACCCGCTATTCGCGAAGCAAATTGGTCGTTTTCTCGCGCAAACCTTGTTCTTTACATCCGATCTGGGCGCTCATCCGTACGATAAAAAAGCGCTAGTCGGAACATTCATAAATCCAGAATTATGCAAAATCACAGAAGACCTCGTCTTTACCGATCCGTATGAAAATGCGCCTACCAACGACTTCAACCCGTTGATTCGCCGGGAAGTCGAGGCGATTTGGAACAACAGGCCGCTGAAGCTGGAAATCGCCAAGCTGAAATACGATTTCCTTACTCGCTCAGAAGCGCTGCTACATGGTGACCTGCATACCGGAAGTATTTTTATCACGGAAAACAGCCTGAAAGCAATCGATCCAGAGTTCGCTTACTATGGCCCAATCGGTTTTGACATCGGGGCGGTCATTGCCAATCTATTGCTCAACTACGCAGGACAACACGGTTTACAAAAAGATCAAGGAGAACGGGAAGCGTACCGCGAATACTTACTGGAAACGGTCGAGGATGTCTGGAATGAATTCGTTTCGCAATTTGTTCAGCTCTGGCACAAGCACGCCAAAGAGCGCAGCGCCCATGTCGAAGGGCTGTGGCAAAGCTACGTGAAGCGCTTGATTCAGGATACAGCAGGCTATGCCGGATGCAAAATCTTGCGCCGTGTCATCGGCTTGGCAGGCGTAGCGGACCTGAATGCCATTGAAGATGACCAGACTCGCGCAGAAGCAGAGCGTCTGGCTCTCTCGATTGGAGAAGCGCTGATTCTCGGTCGCGGCGGCATAGACGAATCGACAGATATCACGGACATCGTACGCACTGTGACCGAACGTTACTATCAGGAGGCAACGACAGTATGA
- a CDS encoding sigma-70 family RNA polymerase sigma factor, which yields MKGCERLGKVGLEDVYQLHVNDIYRYLFRLTRDERLAEDLTQETFCRAFSSLDDYRGEKVRPWLFKVAYHAFVDGYRKKTKQRFAYVEALPERRDHSAVDPAEHVVNKELWEVAHDYLEQLPEKQRQVILLSAMQFSYAEMAEVLGIELADVKRSLFRGRQKMRQLWREESL from the coding sequence ATGAAGGGGTGTGAACGGCTTGGGAAAGTAGGTCTGGAGGATGTGTACCAGCTGCATGTAAACGATATTTACCGCTATCTTTTCCGGCTGACACGAGATGAAAGGCTGGCAGAGGATCTGACACAGGAAACCTTTTGTCGCGCCTTCTCTTCCTTGGACGACTACCGTGGGGAAAAAGTACGGCCTTGGCTATTCAAGGTGGCCTATCACGCTTTCGTGGACGGCTATCGCAAGAAGACGAAACAACGGTTTGCGTATGTGGAAGCCCTGCCAGAGCGACGTGATCATTCGGCGGTTGATCCGGCAGAGCATGTCGTGAACAAGGAGCTGTGGGAAGTGGCCCATGACTATTTGGAGCAACTTCCGGAAAAGCAGAGACAGGTCATTTTGTTGTCTGCCATGCAGTTTTCCTACGCGGAAATGGCAGAGGTACTCGGGATCGAGCTGGCAGACGTCAAGCGTTCCTTGTTTCGTGGACGACAAAAGATGCGGCAGTTGTGGAGGGAGGAAAGCCTGTGA
- a CDS encoding 2-hydroxy-3-keto-5-methylthiopentenyl-1-phosphate phosphatase — protein sequence MSKKLVLFCDFDGTITEKDNIVAIVRKFAPPEWEALTEQILSQKISVQEGVGKLFQLLPSSFRQDIIDFIVQEATIRPGFAEFVSYCREEGIELLITSGGIDFFLEPILAPFDLTDVPIYCNGSDFSGERITITWPNACDEQCTNGCGMCKTTIIRRYDPENHFRIVIGDSITDLAGAKIADYVIARHFLADKAEELQLPHSKFATFHDVIRILQHVQQEVV from the coding sequence ATGAGCAAGAAGCTCGTCCTGTTCTGCGATTTCGACGGAACGATTACCGAAAAAGACAACATTGTAGCAATTGTCCGCAAGTTTGCTCCCCCTGAGTGGGAAGCCTTGACGGAGCAAATCCTTTCGCAAAAAATAAGCGTTCAAGAAGGGGTTGGCAAGCTGTTTCAACTCTTGCCCTCCTCCTTCCGCCAGGACATTATTGATTTTATTGTCCAAGAAGCGACGATTCGCCCGGGATTTGCTGAATTCGTGAGCTATTGCCGCGAAGAAGGCATCGAGCTGTTGATCACGAGTGGCGGCATCGACTTTTTCCTGGAGCCTATCCTGGCACCTTTCGATCTCACCGATGTGCCGATTTACTGCAATGGCAGTGATTTCAGCGGAGAGCGGATCACCATTACGTGGCCAAACGCTTGCGATGAACAGTGCACGAACGGCTGCGGCATGTGCAAGACGACGATTATCCGTCGTTACGATCCAGAGAACCATTTCCGTATCGTCATCGGCGACTCCATCACTGATTTGGCTGGAGCCAAAATCGCTGACTATGTGATTGCCCGTCACTTCCTCGCTGACAAGGCGGAAGAGCTGCAATTGCCGCATAGCAAGTTTGCTACGTTCCACGATGTGATTCGCATTTTACAGCACGTCCAACAGGAGGTCGTCTAA
- a CDS encoding 2,3-diketo-5-methylthiopentyl-1-phosphate enolase: protein MSEQRILVTYLTQAKDLNKKAQAIAVGMTVGSWTDLPLAKQAELAPYLGEAVSATPLETLENGETRGLITVSYPTRNFTADIPSLLTGIFGKLSMDGKIKLIDIVFPDSFLQAFPGPKFGIDGLRERLGAHNRPLLMSIFKSCLGLPFDDLKTQFRAQALGGVDLVKDDEIFFADERAPFIERIKAFKQIAQETEAETGKPVLYAANLTGPVHELNEKAKRAVDAGADCLLFNVLAFGFDALHRLAADPDVHVPIMAHPALAGAYYPSPDYGIATPLLLGTLMRVAGADLVLFPSPYGNVALDKTEALQLAKHLTDPLNGVRRSFPVPSAGIHPGLVPQLYQDFGLDQIVNAGGGIHGHPGGATAGAKAFVAAIHAVTAGRTLEEAAAESQELAIALEKWGGAR from the coding sequence ATGAGTGAACAACGTATCCTCGTCACCTATCTCACACAAGCAAAAGACTTGAATAAGAAAGCGCAAGCCATTGCTGTCGGTATGACAGTCGGTTCCTGGACGGACCTGCCGCTTGCCAAGCAAGCTGAGCTAGCGCCGTATCTCGGTGAAGCCGTGAGCGCGACACCACTTGAAACACTGGAAAACGGAGAAACACGCGGTTTGATTACCGTCAGCTATCCGACCCGCAATTTTACAGCAGACATTCCATCCTTGTTGACCGGAATATTCGGCAAACTGTCGATGGATGGCAAAATCAAGCTCATCGACATCGTTTTCCCTGACTCATTCCTTCAGGCTTTTCCTGGACCGAAGTTCGGCATCGATGGTCTTCGCGAACGTTTAGGGGCACATAACCGTCCGCTCTTGATGAGCATTTTCAAATCGTGCCTAGGCCTTCCTTTTGACGACCTAAAAACGCAATTCCGGGCACAAGCCTTGGGCGGAGTCGATCTGGTGAAAGATGACGAAATCTTCTTTGCAGATGAGCGCGCTCCTTTTATCGAACGGATCAAAGCGTTCAAGCAGATCGCTCAGGAGACAGAAGCCGAAACAGGCAAGCCCGTCCTCTATGCAGCCAACCTGACTGGACCTGTGCATGAGCTGAACGAAAAAGCGAAACGTGCGGTAGATGCAGGTGCTGACTGCCTCTTGTTCAATGTACTGGCCTTTGGATTCGATGCCCTGCACCGTTTGGCAGCCGATCCTGATGTACACGTACCGATCATGGCGCATCCAGCATTGGCAGGCGCTTACTATCCATCACCTGACTACGGTATCGCCACCCCGCTTCTGCTCGGAACGTTGATGCGTGTAGCTGGGGCAGATTTGGTGCTCTTCCCATCTCCATATGGCAATGTCGCCTTGGACAAAACAGAAGCGTTGCAGCTCGCCAAGCATTTGACTGACCCACTGAATGGTGTACGCCGTTCCTTCCCGGTTCCGTCTGCCGGCATTCACCCAGGGTTGGTTCCACAGCTGTATCAAGACTTTGGTTTAGATCAAATCGTCAATGCAGGAGGCGGAATCCACGGTCATCCCGGTGGAGCAACCGCAGGAGCGAAAGCATTCGTTGCCGCAATTCATGCAGTCACCGCAGGCCGAACATTGGAAGAAGCTGCCGCGGAATCACAAGAGCTGGCGATCGCCTTGGAAAAGTGGGGTGGCGCACGATGA
- the mtnA gene encoding S-methyl-5-thioribose-1-phosphate isomerase, whose amino-acid sequence MTTSTQLAPVKWENDALVLLDQTRLPVETIYLNLTTSEQVWGSIRRLEVRGAPAIGMAAAYGLYLGIRGSEASNYDEFWQELNQQADYLGSSRPTAVNLFWALDRIKARVETESGASIAELKAAVLDEALTIQKEDAEVCRTIGEHLLTLLHDGMGILTHCNPGALATAAYGTATAPFYLAKERGWNLKVYADETRPVLQGARLTAFELQQAGIDVTLICDNMAAMVMSQGKVEAVIVGTDRVAANGDVANKIGTYGVAVLAKAHGIPFYVAAPLSSVDLETPTGADIPIEERPAEEITHGLGKQVAPDDIKVYNPAFDVTPAKYITAIVTETGIFKPEEIGNSKK is encoded by the coding sequence ATGACAACCAGCACCCAATTGGCACCTGTTAAGTGGGAGAATGACGCACTGGTCTTGCTTGACCAGACGCGTTTGCCAGTAGAAACAATCTATTTGAACTTGACTACCTCCGAGCAAGTATGGGGTTCCATTCGTCGCTTGGAAGTGCGTGGCGCACCGGCGATTGGCATGGCAGCAGCTTACGGGCTCTACCTGGGCATTCGTGGCAGTGAAGCGAGTAACTACGACGAGTTTTGGCAGGAACTGAACCAGCAGGCAGACTATCTGGGCTCTTCCCGTCCGACAGCCGTGAATCTGTTCTGGGCGTTGGATCGAATCAAAGCTCGTGTTGAAACAGAAAGCGGAGCTTCGATTGCCGAATTGAAGGCAGCAGTGCTCGATGAAGCACTGACGATTCAAAAGGAAGATGCTGAAGTATGCCGGACCATCGGAGAGCATTTGCTCACTCTGTTGCATGACGGTATGGGAATTCTCACGCACTGTAATCCAGGGGCATTGGCTACAGCAGCGTACGGTACGGCTACCGCTCCGTTTTATTTGGCAAAGGAACGCGGTTGGAATCTGAAGGTGTACGCAGACGAAACCCGTCCTGTCCTGCAAGGCGCTCGTCTTACTGCCTTCGAATTGCAGCAAGCTGGAATTGATGTGACGCTCATCTGCGACAACATGGCGGCGATGGTTATGTCCCAAGGCAAAGTAGAGGCTGTCATCGTGGGTACAGACCGCGTAGCAGCGAATGGCGATGTCGCCAACAAAATCGGTACGTATGGGGTAGCGGTATTGGCAAAAGCTCACGGCATTCCTTTTTACGTGGCAGCCCCCTTGTCCTCTGTTGATCTGGAGACACCGACAGGCGCAGATATTCCGATTGAAGAGCGTCCAGCCGAGGAAATTACCCATGGTTTGGGCAAACAGGTAGCTCCAGACGATATCAAGGTGTACAATCCTGCGTTCGATGTAACGCCTGCGAAGTACATTACAGCAATCGTCACGGAGACAGGTATTTTCAAGCCGGAAGAGATCGGCAATAGCAAAAAATAA
- a CDS encoding ABC transporter ATP-binding protein, translating to MSKENVWGRLTEYARPFQKQILGALFLLLLGTSAELAGPFLAKVMIDNHILAIQKPWYQLDEVPPQAVGQVASLNGTNYIREDVAAKTGLALDSINQKEVTVLTEGTTYYLVSGKVNPNTEKQFTPIASENGRERFEVTTKDQSGQKTTSTGIRLTAEEVKAMYQGDVLPIVWLSVGYGALILLSAGFNYVQILWLQKIAQRIIQQMRMKLFIHLQKLPVAFFDKTPVGALVSRVSNDTEAIRELYVSVLATFVQNALYLIGILIALYILQPELALFCFLTVPVLVLLVYVYQKYSSRYYAVIRAKLGDMNTTINEMIQNMTIVQAFRREKGVQKEFADVNEVYFKVRMKEINLESLLLRPAVDLIWKVSLTLIVWYYGSTSFHSAISFGALFAFVDYMGRFFEPINMIMNRLSQMQQATISAGRVFEIMDETTEKKETGAQIERPRGEVVFDNVSFAYQGDDYVLKNVSFSAQPGQTIALVGHTGSGKSSLMNLLLGFYPVTKGSILIDGQDMRQIDTHSLRSHVGLVLQDPFLFTGSIGFNIRMYKDTITDEEVKRAAKAVRADEFISKLPGGYDEPVVERGMTLSAGQRQLISFARALAADPAMLILDEATASIDSETELAIQEALHVLSKGRTTFIIAHRLSTIQHADQILVLSRGEIMERGTHDELMAQNGLYQKMYQLQQGSASVESA from the coding sequence ATGAGCAAAGAAAATGTATGGGGGCGTTTGACCGAGTACGCCAGACCATTTCAAAAGCAAATACTAGGCGCGCTGTTCCTGCTCTTGCTGGGAACGAGTGCAGAGTTGGCGGGTCCTTTTTTAGCCAAGGTCATGATTGATAATCACATCCTGGCGATCCAGAAGCCTTGGTATCAACTAGACGAAGTGCCACCACAAGCAGTGGGGCAAGTCGCCTCACTGAACGGTACGAACTATATTCGTGAAGATGTAGCAGCAAAGACGGGTCTTGCTTTGGACAGTATCAATCAAAAAGAAGTAACCGTGCTGACAGAAGGCACGACCTATTACTTGGTTTCCGGCAAGGTGAATCCAAACACAGAGAAGCAATTTACCCCGATTGCGTCAGAAAACGGCAGGGAACGCTTCGAGGTAACAACCAAGGATCAATCAGGTCAAAAGACGACCTCCACAGGGATTCGGCTGACCGCAGAGGAAGTTAAGGCGATGTATCAAGGGGATGTCCTGCCCATTGTCTGGCTGTCTGTAGGTTATGGAGCACTGATCTTGCTCTCAGCTGGTTTTAACTACGTCCAGATTTTGTGGCTGCAAAAGATCGCTCAGCGCATCATTCAGCAAATGCGGATGAAGCTGTTTATCCATTTGCAAAAGCTCCCGGTTGCCTTTTTTGACAAAACGCCAGTAGGTGCGCTCGTCTCCCGTGTGAGCAATGATACAGAAGCCATCCGTGAGCTGTATGTAAGTGTGCTCGCCACATTTGTACAGAACGCTCTTTATTTGATTGGAATCTTGATCGCGCTCTACATCTTGCAGCCTGAGCTCGCCCTCTTTTGCTTTTTGACGGTGCCAGTGCTCGTACTGTTAGTCTACGTGTATCAAAAGTACAGCTCTCGCTACTATGCGGTGATTCGCGCGAAGCTCGGTGATATGAACACAACGATTAATGAAATGATCCAGAACATGACGATCGTGCAAGCATTTCGTCGGGAGAAGGGCGTACAAAAAGAGTTTGCTGATGTAAACGAGGTCTACTTCAAGGTGCGGATGAAAGAGATCAATCTGGAATCCTTGCTTTTGCGCCCAGCGGTAGATTTGATCTGGAAAGTTTCCTTGACCCTGATCGTCTGGTATTACGGCTCGACTTCCTTCCACAGCGCGATTTCCTTCGGTGCGCTTTTTGCTTTTGTCGATTACATGGGGCGTTTTTTCGAACCGATCAACATGATCATGAATCGGTTGTCACAAATGCAGCAGGCGACTATTTCGGCGGGGCGCGTCTTCGAAATTATGGATGAGACCACGGAGAAGAAAGAAACGGGTGCACAAATCGAACGCCCGCGTGGAGAGGTTGTTTTTGATAACGTATCTTTTGCTTATCAAGGTGACGATTATGTCTTGAAAAACGTCTCCTTTTCGGCGCAGCCTGGTCAGACGATTGCGTTGGTAGGACACACCGGATCGGGAAAAAGCTCTTTGATGAATTTGCTGCTCGGGTTCTATCCGGTGACGAAAGGGAGCATTTTGATCGACGGGCAAGATATGAGACAGATTGATACGCATTCATTGCGCAGTCATGTCGGACTCGTTTTGCAGGACCCATTCTTGTTTACGGGCAGCATTGGATTCAATATTCGTATGTACAAGGATACGATTACGGATGAAGAAGTGAAGCGGGCTGCAAAAGCTGTACGTGCTGATGAATTCATTTCCAAGCTGCCGGGTGGGTATGACGAACCAGTCGTCGAGCGAGGCATGACGCTATCCGCAGGCCAACGCCAACTGATCTCTTTTGCTCGGGCATTGGCTGCTGATCCTGCCATGCTGATCTTGGACGAAGCAACGGCAAGCATTGACAGTGAAACAGAGCTAGCCATTCAGGAAGCGTTGCATGTACTATCAAAAGGTAGGACGACATTCATCATTGCACATCGATTGTCGACGATTCAGCACGCCGACCAAATTCTTGTTTTGTCCCGTGGAGAAATCATGGAGCGAGGTACACATGATGAACTCATGGCGCAAAATGGTCTTTATCAAAAAATGTATCAGCTTCAACAGGGGAGTGCTTCCGTAGAGAGTGCTTAG
- a CDS encoding GNAT family N-acetyltransferase, whose translation MQTIQRIAINEDTYLKQLELADAEELFLLTDSNRENLMEWLPWLNYTKKVEDSRQFIQATIHQYNDNRGINYGIWYQGRLAGTVGVHTVDWINKKTSIGYWLGAQFQGKGLMTEAVATYLDVLIFGSWDLEKVTIQAATENYKSRSIPERLGFQLEGILRRNEFLYNHYVDHATYSLLKEEWLDWKTDKK comes from the coding sequence ATGCAAACGATTCAACGGATAGCAATCAATGAAGATACGTACTTGAAACAATTAGAATTAGCCGATGCTGAGGAGTTATTTTTGCTTACGGATTCGAACCGGGAGAATCTTATGGAATGGCTGCCGTGGCTGAATTATACGAAGAAGGTAGAGGATTCGCGCCAATTCATCCAAGCGACGATTCATCAGTACAACGATAATCGCGGTATCAACTACGGCATTTGGTACCAAGGACGTCTGGCTGGTACAGTCGGCGTGCATACGGTGGATTGGATCAACAAAAAGACGTCCATTGGCTATTGGCTAGGTGCGCAATTTCAGGGTAAGGGCCTAATGACGGAAGCAGTGGCGACCTACTTGGACGTATTGATCTTCGGGTCATGGGATTTGGAAAAAGTAACGATTCAGGCTGCTACGGAAAACTACAAGAGCAGATCGATTCCGGAACGATTAGGGTTTCAACTGGAGGGGATACTACGCCGGAATGAATTCCTTTACAATCATTACGTGGATCATGCCACTTACAGCTTGCTAAAAGAGGAATGGCTTGACTGGAAAACCGATAAAAAATAG
- a CDS encoding anti-sigma factor, producing MNKDENNREQRLVAYLRGEMAEEDSKQFEEEIAADEEYAQRLERLLLGEETGAGNVKTKQPETLSAEKQRAIVRRGKWKNRLSNAGFTIVLPFFAGVVLLILNGWVGSLMHEDLFRVAKSMVNFTQPGVSVGGSGSQVGLFYGNISMELRERVGAEEKNAGRFESTNVLWKVNAGPKWPDGVREQKLYFRYPTDGEMVDTESRTSPAWTTMEKLPEGTVSQLAISFDRFLTYEEYYELVSSHVSSSGQDTVWFAVDTGIETKESQEGQLMLGPGKVWGFAERELNYGGPILVNGEGDRRMATYLNEMKYLSEQEGLTRDIGRSLLFRSDPQITERYNYMQQNGVRIYGAVLTGPTKELLKLKTEKSITAAFLGKVDWWNWDTPSASGTHHTY from the coding sequence ATGAACAAGGATGAGAATAATCGCGAACAAAGGCTGGTTGCTTATTTGCGTGGGGAAATGGCGGAAGAAGATTCAAAACAATTCGAGGAGGAAATAGCCGCTGACGAGGAATACGCACAGCGGTTGGAGAGGCTTTTGCTGGGGGAAGAAACGGGAGCGGGCAACGTGAAGACAAAACAGCCTGAAACGCTGTCGGCTGAAAAACAGCGCGCCATTGTTCGCCGGGGGAAATGGAAAAATCGGTTGAGCAACGCTGGATTCACCATAGTGCTTCCCTTTTTTGCCGGAGTTGTGTTGCTGATTCTGAATGGCTGGGTTGGGTCACTGATGCATGAAGATCTGTTCCGCGTTGCGAAGTCGATGGTTAATTTTACTCAACCAGGTGTTAGTGTAGGCGGGAGTGGCTCGCAGGTGGGATTGTTTTACGGCAATATCAGCATGGAGCTGCGTGAAAGAGTTGGAGCGGAAGAAAAGAACGCTGGCCGCTTTGAAAGCACAAATGTGCTGTGGAAAGTAAACGCTGGGCCGAAATGGCCGGATGGGGTTAGGGAACAGAAGCTGTATTTCCGTTATCCGACAGACGGGGAAATGGTGGATACGGAATCGCGCACTTCACCTGCCTGGACGACGATGGAGAAGCTACCAGAGGGAACGGTTTCTCAGCTTGCGATTTCCTTTGATCGCTTTCTGACGTACGAGGAGTACTATGAATTGGTTTCGAGCCATGTTTCCTCTTCGGGACAAGATACAGTTTGGTTTGCCGTAGACACAGGGATCGAGACCAAAGAGAGTCAAGAGGGACAATTGATGTTAGGACCGGGAAAAGTATGGGGTTTTGCAGAAAGGGAGCTGAATTATGGTGGCCCTATTCTTGTAAACGGGGAAGGGGATAGGCGGATGGCGACTTATCTGAACGAAATGAAGTATTTGTCCGAGCAAGAAGGTTTGACTCGCGATATCGGCAGATCCTTGTTATTTCGTAGCGACCCGCAAATTACAGAACGATACAACTACATGCAACAAAACGGAGTGCGAATCTATGGCGCTGTCCTGACCGGACCTACGAAAGAACTGCTTAAGCTCAAGACCGAAAAGTCGATAACAGCAGCGTTTTTAGGCAAAGTAGACTGGTGGAATTGGGATACCCCTTCGGCATCGGGAACTCATCACACCTACTAA